A genomic region of Dunckerocampus dactyliophorus isolate RoL2022-P2 chromosome 8, RoL_Ddac_1.1, whole genome shotgun sequence contains the following coding sequences:
- the camk1a gene encoding calcium/calmodulin-dependent protein kinase type 1 has product MPLGEDGNGWKKKTSDIKEHYDFKEVLGTGAFSEVLLAEEKRTQRLVAIKCIPKKALEGKENNIENEIAVLHRIKHPNIVSLEDIFESTSHLYLVMQLVSGGELFDRIVEKGFYTERDASQLIRQILDAVKYLHDMGIVHRDLKPENLLYYSMDEDSKIMISDFGLSKIEGAGSVMSTACGTPGYVAPEVLAQKPYSKAVDCWSIGVISYILLCGYPPFYDENDAKLFEQILKAEYEFDSPYWDDISDSAKDFICHMMEKDPLKRYTCEQALQHPWICGDTALDKNIHESVSAQIKKNFAKSKWKQAFNATAVVRHMRRLQLGTSVEGPSQITPTSPCHGLLLPEEEEDEELGNGEEERLSHYSDGRRGSADGSTDRDSLRSCTYCCRPASRI; this is encoded by the exons GGGAGCCTTCTCTGAGGTGCTGCTCGCGGAGGAGAAGAGGACCCAGAGGCTGGTGGCCATCAAGTGCATCCCCAAGAAAGCTCTGGAAGGCAAAGAGAACAACATAGAGAATGAGATCGCAGTGCTACACAG AATCAAGCACCCTAACATCGTCTCTCTGGAGGACATCTTTGAAAGCACATCTCATCTGTACCTCGTCATGCAGCT TGTATCAGGCGGCGAGCTGTTTGACAGGATTGTGGAGAAGGGCTTCTACACGGAGAGAGACGCCAGCCAGCTCATCCGCCAGATCTTGGACGCAGTCAAATACCTCCACGATATGGGGATTGTGCACAGAGACTTGAAG CCGGAGAATTTGCTGTATTACAGCATGGACGAAGACTCCAAGATCATGATCAGTGACTTCGGCTTGTCCAAGATCGAAGGAGCCGGCAGCGTTATGTCCACAGCCTGCGGCACTCCTGGATACGTGG CTCCGGAGGTCCTCGCCCAGAAACCGTACAGCAAAGCCGTGGATTGCTGGTCCATAGGAGTCATTTCGTATATTCT ATTGTGTGGCTATCCTCCGTTTTATGACGAGAACGACGCCAAGTTGTTTGAGCAGATCCTGAAGGCAGAGTATGAATTCGACTCTCCCTACTGGGACGACATCTCTGACTCAG CCAAAGACTTCATCTGCCACATGATGGAGAAGGATCCTCTGAAAAGATATACATGTGAGCAGGCCCTGCAGCATCCATG GATCTGTGGAGACACGGCTCTGGACAAGAACATCCACGAATCCGTCAGCGCTCAAATCAAGAAGAACTTTGCCAAAAGCAAATGGAAG CAAGCATTCAATGCCACGGCGGTGGTGCGCCACATGCGCAGGTTGCAGCTGGGGACCAGCGTGGAGGGACCCAGTCAGATCACTCCCACCAGCCCCTGCCATGGACTTCTGCTgcctgaagaggaggaggatgaggagttGGGGAATGGTGAGGAAGAGCGCT TGTCCCACTACAGCGACGGGCGGCGTGGAAGCGCTGACGGCAGCACGGACCGGGACAGCCTGAGGAGCTGCACCTACTGCTGCAGGCCAGCCAGTCGCATCTGA